The window atatgattatgGATGACCGTTAAAGTCTCAAaactaaaattataaattagacttaggcctgatttggtaatgatttctatttcaatttcagggggtgatttctatttctgaaattgtttggtttgatttttgcaccttatttcagtgaaatagaaattctgaaatagctgaggagctgtttcagaatttctatttcatttgatttagcactcttgctcttgaatgaacacatggttaatttcatgggcaaagtagtaatttcatgttaaaaataaaacaccacccttcttctcctaatggtctcaccatcaccaccccacTCCTACCATTGCCAcccttctcctaatggtctcaccatcaccaccccactcccaccattgccaccgccaccaccaccactaccaccactactaccctgttaccaccaccgccactaccCCGCTACTACCCGgctaccaccgccaccactgccgctaccgccgccaccaccaccacccccactaCTTCCATGTCACCACTACCCTGccaccaccgtcaccaccaccactaccccgccgccaccaccaccatccttcccaaagaaatatagagaatctattcttagaatttgaactatcaaatggatttttttattcttgaaatatttcatattgatacaaccaaaacaatttcaattttttgaccaaaaatctacttgttgactatttcaagaaatcaatccaaaattgaaatagaaatcataccaaatcaggcctaaatATAGAAAGGAAGGGGTACCATCCATGGTAGTTTATGGTAATCTATACCTTTTCTCTTCATTGTGAGTTAAtcaaattgaatttctttttcaaaaattttcaataCGTGTGTCAAAGCATTCTACTTTGAGAATATAAGTTCAAAGAGTGAAACTCAGTAACCATCCGTAAATTAATGTAATTGTGAAATCCTTGAAGACCCATCTCTTACTGACTCTTGCTTTTAGACCCCCAAGAGTACTCTGCCCCATGAATCATCAAAGTAAATTGTTTCGCATGAAGCTACTCAGGAAGCGAAGTTGCTTCCTCTAAGCTCTACTTAAGAAGGCGGAGTAGAGAACTATGTATGGATTAGAGACCAAAGCAACCATTTTAGCTCAATAAGCGATACTtatataaaattacataaaaaaggAAGCTCAGAAACCCCATTATTCAGGCATACTGcaagaataagataaaaataattcTGATGCTTGGGAAATCAAGTGTAAAAGTTTGCAGAAAGGGAGCTTCCACATACATTCTCGTGGTCTAAACGTCGGAGGAGCTTAATCTCGCGTAGTGTCCGTTTGGCATTCGTTTGGTTATCGAAAGCATTGGGTATTTTCTTGATAGCAACCATTTCATTTGTCTCCGAATCCAATACAGAGCTGAAAGAAACTAAAGCAGACCAATGAGTAAATATTCTTCCCTAATTACAGACGTACGGAAGAAGCAAGACAAACTGTAGAAATGCTTCAGAGTACCAGACTCTTCCGTAAGCGCCACCTCCGATTTGCATTATTGGAGGCCGATACTTGGAGGTGATCTCGAACAGATTACCGGCGATGTTGTATTGTATATAGCGTCCTCCGTGTGTATAAACGGCCAGAAAGTCTGACAACTGACCGGCGTTCGTGTTCCTAGAAGCATTAGGCATCGCAGAATTAGTTGCAACAGTGGCAGAGGCAGCTCCTTGTtgcatctctctcctctctgtaAGTCGAAGATCCACAGAAGAAGAgattttgggggttttgttgttttctttataTAGAAGAAAGTCGAAACGGAGACCGTTTTCTTTCAGGGTAGTTACGAGCAACTGTTACAAAGTAAGCACGGACCGCGTAGGAATGAGATTGGACGGTTGACGCTACAGCCGCCTCTAATCCGACGGTTCACAATTATTGAATGATCAACGGTCATCTTTGTCAACGGTTTTTCGGAATATTCTGCATTTCCCTCAATGTATCAAAATCATATCTACACACCAGTATTCGCTCATTACTTTATTTAAAGggattttccccttttctttcttattgtcTTAAATAATTTATACTACTTGACATAATATTagttactttcaaattatttctgAAAATCTTACGGGGGAATGTTCTCTGTACAGTAGTGCATGCTGCGCTGAGGCCCATGGGTTTGCCACTtaaggggcagggtggtcattgcgcccacccccatgtgcctaggcgcagcctacgctgcggcacagagaaagCGCCCCTTATCTTttagagaaaacaaagaaagaatgagATTGGACAGTTGATGCTATAGCCACCTCTAACCCGACGGTCCGCAGTGACCAGGTGATCAATAGTCAGCTTCGTCAACAGTTTTTTTGAATATTCTGCATTTTCCGTCCatgaatcaaaaccaaatcaatattGATTTCAATTAagcatgtgaaatgataggatttaccTTATTGGAAACAAAAAGATATGTTATAGGTAACCCCAAGGGGCAGCGCAGTTGGCAAGGGACGAGGCCTAAGGAAGCTAAAGGTCCTGAGTTCAACTCCGTTTCCCCCCGTGGGGCTACCCGTCCAGAGGAAACTCCCTAGTGAACATGGGAGCCTCAAAGATTTGAGTCAAAGGGCAAATTCGTCTTGATGCCAGTTTGATGAATCCAATCTTGATTACATCAAACAAGACCCTATTAATTTTTTGTATGCAACATTCACaacaccatcctagggttcacaaatccctctagggttttggtatttttttaaaacaccTTCGCGATGCCTTCTCCTGCCACTCCACACCCGCAGTGAATGGATTCCCATTTATTGTGGGTGGAGAAAAACTCGATCCTAAAATAAATGTTTTCATttgtttattataaataaaggacaaagttttcctccacccacagtGTATGAGAATCTATCTACCGTGGGTGTGGAATGAACGGGAGAAAGCATCCaaaggatattttggaaaatgccaAAACCCTAGGATGAGATTGTAAACTCTAGGATGGGAGAGGGTGGAGGAAAAATTTctccataaataaataacttgAAGTTGTGATGTATTATATGTTCTTGTTGTCTTTGACAAAAGAGATCCACAAGTCACTGgtcaagaaaataaagataGCCTCTCATTCTTCTATTAGTGTCAAATCTTAAAAGTAGTGAAAGATATAATTAACTCAGTGACCAATTCATCCACAGGGTACTCTCCATGATAgcttttactttttttgttttataccAGCTAGGCAGTTGCCATGACTTAATATCTTAATAGTACTAAAAATAATAAGTAACAGAAAAAGtaaagaatattaaaaaaaataatagtaaaaaaGCAAAACATGTAAAGGAATAAAATCCATGTCACCTTAGACCCGATATGGCATAATATCATATGATGGATATTctactaaaaggaaaaaataaaaagatatatCATAGATCTTTGATGAAagttcattattttttaaagaatggataatacaaaaaaaaaaaaaaaaaaaaaaaaaaaatatgtttttttcttttccattttctttatatattgaAAACAGTGAATTAATTGATTAACATCTTAAAAAGTTTTTTGCTCTCTTTTGATCAAAATATTTATTCCTAAGTAATGAGatgttggatttttttatttttttttaggtatctATTGTatgagggagggagggaagatGAGAACCAGGAGGCAGTTTCAAGTTCTTGGTGCTTTTATTTACTTAAAGAGCTTTTTCCATTTAATACCTTGAGGTTTTTGGTTAAACTCTCCTGCATGATACCAAAGCTCATGTCATTTGTTATCATTTATAAGTTGTTTATTCACATGTAAAGTTAGGAATGTCGAAGTTCACATGAACGGAAGTGTTGAGATGTTAAGAGTTATAGAATTATAGTTTCATATATTTGAAGTGTACTCTCCACTAACTAATACCTTAAGGTTTTAGATTGGACCCACCAACAATAACTTTATGAttgtttctattaaaaaaaaatacctctAGATTCATTAGCAACTTGTAAGAACCATTGCAAGGTATGATAGTTAAAGCTGCTAACTTGAGGCATGAAGACATGGGTTCAAATAAGAGGACAGCCACTTTGTGCAAAAAATACCAAAGGTTAGAACAGACTCCCAATCCATCCCTCTTAAGATATTATGAAAGTGGAAATTTGCACTAGTTACTGCTTTTTTGAACAATTACTTGAAGTAGTATTTGTACATGAAAAATGgtggtcaaatttttttttaccagcTTTTTCTTGTTAATCTTTGATTTTATGGTGTATCTTACTATCTTGTTGTACCTAAAGTGATGATCTGAGAAGTTGTAATTGTCTTTTGATTGCTCTcgttttattttcaaaagtctTTTAATTCAAAGGATAAAAAAGATTTTCAATTCCAAAAAGGAAATTGACGAGCAAAATTCAGCGTAGAGCAATGATAAAGACAAGGGGAAAAGATGTGCGCTAGGCGATTTAAAATGGGAAAATTAGATTGtaatcttctatttttatttttttttagataaaatTTTTGGGAGAAAAATCTGTTTGGGAATGTATTGTTCACGTCCAGATACAATGGGGGAGCAAAATGACCACTCCGTCCCATGTGAAAACCAAAAATCTCACCCCCAAGATGCCTTTGTGCCTTCTCTCATTGGCCGTACATGCGCAGGTGCCACACGGTCTCCCAAATTTTTGTTGCAATCATTTAGGGGAATCTACAGTGTCTATCTAAGTAACATTTGTCACCCATGTAATGCCAAACCCTTTCATGTGAATGTAACACATCCCTCCTCACCTCCCCCAGAGGCAGACAGAAAGTCAATAATCTCACTTCAACAACCGCAAAGGCAATATTACGTACGAGGCAGGGAAGGAAGGGCCTTCTTTTGGCAGCGTCTAAAGAACGCTTACACCACACACAATTGAGCCAAATCCTACGCTGAAGACTTGAGCTTGACTTCCATCGTTAATCTCTATTGTGGAAGAGTGGGATGAAGAGACAGTAGTGACCAggagaaaattcaaaaatttaaGCATGCCAAGACAGATTAGAAATGTGATAACTTTTTGTTTTCAGCGACGTTGATTTCCATAAATTGGAATCGAATCAACTGCTTGGTTTTTTAACCAATTCCGGTCAATTGCAATTTAACCAAATTCTGATCTCATTGTCAATATCATTTACTTTAACCTTGATTTCGGGTGATTTAATTTTTGACTACTACATCCTCACTCCCCCACCAAagattttaaaatcaaaattgaggatggattggaattggaattggaattggaattgattGTAACCAGtcccaaaaaccttagaatATGCCCCTTAGTTTTGAAAACCGATCGATACAGTTCAAAAAACCCTTGAATAGACTTGACCTTGATTTCAATATCTCAATATTGAAACAGATCCTTAGCtatttcaatatttcaatttctCATAAATAACGTGAAATTATCATACCAAACAACATAATTTCATTTATGATTCAATAGAAATTGAGATAGGAGGAATCATACCAAAACAGCTAACTGTTACACAACTCAGCCCCATCATCACTTTGATATCTCTTGAAACTCATTGCTGTGTTAAAGGTTGCTGTCCAATTTCAGTTATATCACAAGTGGTTCAATAATTTGAATCGTGGTTGCAGACCATCAACGACCTTGGACTTTGCCAGAGGTTTCAGACCAAGTACCGCCTTCGCAGGAGGTTGCTGACCAAGAAGAGCCTTAAACACAATGGTTCAAAAGGGGTTCGATTTCACCGGTTTGGGAGGAATGGAGAGAGAAGGCGAGAGGGAAGGGGTTACTGAAAAGGTTTTGGGAATCGTTTTACCTTTTTTAAAATCCACCATTGGATACACGTGTCGGATGAGAGAATCATAGGAACCATTGGGTGTCAGAACCGTAGACAATAAAAATCCGATTGTGAAACATCCTTTGCTTGCTATCTTTACTACAGTAGCTTTTGAATCACCAATCAActaagccctttttttttttttttggtaggaatcAGTGAAGCTTTTTAGTGATTCGGGAATTACTGTTAGAGATAATCTCCGAAGGGCATGAAAAAACTATCGTTAAATCCGAGACTGAGGATTTTGTTGCCTATTCTTCATCACGACAACAACTCATCTACATTATTCATTCTTGAGGATTTTGTACTCTTCTTGTCAAACTTTGAATCATGTATCTTCAATTTCGTACCCTACCAAGAGAGATTAAAAGCCAGCCGATCTATGGTTTCAAAGATTTATAATCATCCAGGCTGTCGATGACAGACTGCCTaccgaaaagaaaagaaaccataAAAACTAAGTCCACCAATGATAGAAACACTGGTGGTGCACAAGTCTTTTAAGGTTTGAATGGATGTCTCACACATTTGCACCAACATGACGAACCTTTAGTAAAAGATTAAACAGGGACAGAAAATAGAACCTAAATTATTTGACAAAACACCAATCGGTTTCAAATTCGTTAAGAGACTTTGGATCATCAAAACGAGGATTCATAGTATTTCAGAAAAAAACAGACTAATATGATACTATGATAATACGATAATACTGTCACTGTTTAAAGTGATAATTGCGAAGATACAGCAAATATCTGATTCACCAACATCCTCAAAAAAGATAGTACCAAATGATCCAAAACACCCAACATTTTCACCCAACTACCTAATCTAGCTAATCCAGGATTAAACCGAAGCTTTCTCTGACTACGCATCAGCAAATCTGGAAACATGGACAGAAAACATCAATTAGTCACAGCGACTTATAAGACTAATGGAGGAGCATAAAAAATACAAGAACCTTCCATGAAACAAgaacataattaattaaacaaagaaaaagcatAGTAACTCAGCCTCACCCAAGCTCAGAAAGATTAAGATGGGCTTCGGTATAGTCAGCAAAGAATGCATCCTCATCCTGCACTCATTCCAAATCAACACAAACTTTTTAATTCATTCCCACAAATTCAGTCATCTTTTAAATTAACTTATTAAAACACACAAATCCATTAAAGAACGTACCTTAGCATATTTTTCAACATAGGGGCGGAAGGATGGATCTTCTACAAGGACCTTATCTGTTGGCAACTGCAGAAGGCCTGCCTTCTCCCCAGTAATCAGTTCCCTGGGGAAACCCAAAACATGAATtcaattggaaaaagaaaaaaaattcaagagatGCGGATGAATGGGTATAGCTTACGTGAAGTAGGAGTTGTCAAATACAAGCGGGTTAGCAGTCCAAGGTCCTTCGAACCCAGAGCGCTCCTTGTGGCATCTTCCCTACAGCACACCAGAACCACTTTAGAGATTCAAACTCCCAGAGAAAACAACTAAGTGAACAGCAACAACGAGAGAAATAACCAAATATTTTTGGCCTAACCAGAGTATGGGCACCAGAAAGAGCAACAATCTCCTTGTCGCCAAGACCCATGTGTCCAAAGACATCCCTCAAATGGTCCGCACCTGAAATGGTTACAAAAGCCTTAGAAACAAACCAACCTCAATATCTGAATTCAGAGAACTCTTTATAAAATTCAAACCAACCCTTTGTAGCATCAGGCAGACGCCCTTCTGGGGGTGGCTCAGGCTTGTCCTGGAATTTGGAAAACAAAATAATGCTTATTATAATACAAAAACCAATAATAACATTACTGCCAGCATCTCAACAAGtatctcaaaataaaatattaaccACAAAAAAGAGCACTGCAAAGGCCAAAAGGTACAGGCAAGGCATCTTATAAAAATCTCCAAATTAACAACGTCCAATCTTCAACGTAGATTCTATAAAATCTATTTGAGGTCAGGCAAATAACTAAGACAAGAGGGAGGAGTAAACTCTCTACTTGAGCCCAATCCAAAATCTCTGAGGCACAATACACCAGCCAAAACCCAAGATCAATGAGCTCAACCCATAAGGTTTTCCGAACTGCCAGTCCAAATGGGAATTCATGGTCCATCTATCTAGTGCAGGCATCGAAAAGATAATATGGATGTTCCAAATATAAAAATCTCAAAAGTCTTAAATTTCAGAATCAATCATATAAGCCCTACATGAATACCATTCAGCTTCTCTGTAGCTGCAAGTATGTGGTCCTGGATTTCAATGCTCTATTTTGCCAGTACACTAACTTCATTTGTGCTGAGAACAACCATAAAATTTCACCCCATCTTAACTACTATTTTTCATGTACCGTAGAAcaatattttatgtttcttttggaTATATCAAGGACAAGGCCTACTGTTTCCTCTGCGGATGCTTCCTTAACTGCCTATGTAAATCTACCATGTGATGGTCTGTAGAAGAAGCTTATACTTTCCATCCCATACAAATGAATTTTAGTCCActcataaaacaaattttaaaagaaataagaTACCTGTAGAACATATAAACAGTACAATGCTTTTGAAGGAgttgggagaaaagaaaaattctgaCAGAGAAGAGATCACATACATTCATTCAATTTTGGAGAATAAGAGGTTTGTCATCATACGCATCATTATAAAACGGTAAAACTTTTCAGGCATTACAATAATCTATTGTAGAGCAGTTAAGCATCCCCTGGATCTGTATCACCattaggggagagagagaggcgctATCGAGTGATATCAAACCCAATTCCCTACCAGAGAGGCAATATGACCCACTTGTATCTTAGAGTGCCCACGCCGCCAATATAGGTAGCATTTGAAATGGTCTGCGGTCACTATAATCATGAAAAGCATGTGGGCATGGGCTCCGCTCTTCTCTCTTAAAATTACAAAACATAAATCACAAAGACCTACTGAGCTCATTTCGTTCAATATCCTTAAGAATAACACAATCGAATTTAAACTCGACTCAAACAGTCGGCTACAGATTAGGGACGCTTGCAATCTC is drawn from Telopea speciosissima isolate NSW1024214 ecotype Mountain lineage chromosome 1, Tspe_v1, whole genome shotgun sequence and contains these coding sequences:
- the LOC122648778 gene encoding L-ascorbate peroxidase, cytosolic-like yields the protein MGKAYPTVSEEYKKAVEKCRRKLRGVIAEKNCAPIVVRLAWHSAGTFDVKTKTGGPFGTIKHAQELAHGANNGLDIAVRLLEPIEKQFPILSYADFVQLAGVVAVEVTGGPEIPFHPGREDKPEPPPEGRLPDATKGADHLRDVFGHMGLGDKEIVALSGAHTLGRCHKERSGFEGPWTANPLVFDNSYFTELITGEKAGLLQLPTDKVLVEDPSFRPYVEKYAKDEDAFFADYTEAHLNLSELGFADA